The Streptomyces sp. NBC_00691 genome has a segment encoding these proteins:
- a CDS encoding MFS transporter — protein MTSTTTRPVLSKDGGTDNRPGLLLGVVLAAQFMALLDVFIVNVAAPTIRVELSASGAALQLVVAGYTVAYAVLLITGARLGALVGHRRMYLGGLALFTAASLACGLAAGTDQLIAFRIAQGAGSALMIPQVLSLIQREFTGERRVKALSAYSAVLATGAAAGQVVGGLLVSADLFGTGWRPVFLVNVPIGIALLALGARVLPQDAPTRATRARALDLPGLVLLAGAVSLLTVPLVLGQEEDWPLWSWLSLGGSLVVLALFGAYESRLARRGGAPLIAPRVLRLPGMGRAVLWIAVSMGVNAGFLFTLTLHLQGGLGHSALRAGLTFGPAAVVFGAVGLTWRRWPARFHRALIPGGFLLAAAGALGVGGVLADGGAGGWGLYPALGALGAGISLAFSPALTGALATVRPEDAADASGLLATVTQLGQLIGVAAFGTLFLAAAEGSGAQNSADALWTTMIALAVAALAGAAAGPWRRAR, from the coding sequence ATGACCTCGACCACAACACGTCCCGTACTCAGTAAAGACGGTGGCACCGACAACCGGCCCGGGCTGTTGCTCGGCGTGGTCCTCGCCGCCCAGTTCATGGCGCTCCTCGACGTCTTCATCGTCAACGTCGCCGCGCCCACGATCCGTGTCGAGCTCTCCGCGTCCGGAGCCGCGCTCCAGCTCGTCGTCGCCGGATACACCGTCGCCTACGCGGTGTTGCTCATCACCGGGGCCCGTCTCGGCGCCCTCGTCGGGCACCGTCGGATGTACCTCGGCGGTCTCGCCCTCTTCACCGCGGCTTCTCTCGCCTGCGGACTCGCCGCGGGCACCGACCAGTTGATCGCCTTCCGGATCGCGCAGGGCGCGGGCTCCGCCCTGATGATCCCTCAGGTGCTGAGCCTCATCCAGCGCGAGTTCACCGGCGAGCGCCGCGTGAAGGCGCTCAGCGCGTACTCCGCGGTCCTGGCCACCGGCGCCGCCGCCGGGCAGGTCGTGGGCGGGCTCCTGGTGAGCGCCGACCTCTTCGGCACCGGCTGGCGGCCCGTCTTCCTCGTCAACGTCCCCATCGGCATCGCCCTGCTCGCCCTCGGCGCCCGCGTCCTGCCCCAGGACGCGCCGACCCGGGCCACGCGTGCGCGTGCCCTGGATCTCCCCGGCCTCGTCCTGCTCGCCGGCGCCGTGTCCCTGCTGACCGTCCCCCTGGTCCTCGGCCAGGAAGAGGACTGGCCTCTGTGGTCCTGGCTCTCGCTCGGCGGCTCCCTGGTGGTCCTCGCCCTCTTCGGCGCGTACGAGTCCCGCCTCGCCCGGCGCGGCGGCGCGCCGCTCATCGCCCCGCGTGTGCTGCGGCTCCCCGGCATGGGACGGGCCGTCCTGTGGATCGCGGTGTCGATGGGAGTCAACGCCGGATTCCTGTTCACCCTCACCCTGCATCTGCAGGGCGGACTCGGCCACAGCGCGCTGCGCGCCGGGCTCACCTTCGGTCCCGCCGCCGTCGTCTTCGGCGCCGTAGGACTGACCTGGCGGCGCTGGCCGGCCCGGTTCCACCGCGCGCTGATCCCCGGCGGATTCCTGCTCGCCGCCGCGGGGGCCCTCGGCGTGGGCGGGGTGCTCGCGGACGGCGGCGCCGGTGGCTGGGGGCTCTATCCGGCCCTGGGTGCGCTCGGCGCCGGGATCTCGCTGGCCTTCAGCCCCGCCCTGACCGGTGCGCTGGCCACCGTACGACCGGAGGACGCGGCCGACGCGAGCGGCCTGCTCGCCACCGTCACCCAGCTCGGTCAGCTCATCGGGGTCGCCGCGTTCGGGACCCTGTTCCTCGCCGCGGCGGAGGGGTCCGGAGCACAGAACTCCGCCGACGCGCTGTGGACGACCATGATCGCCCTGGCAGTCGCGGCCCTCGCCGGCGCGGCGGCCGGACCGTGGCGTCGAGCACGCTGA
- a CDS encoding helix-turn-helix transcriptional regulator, whose translation MTIVAAVPTQRRRRPELAAFLRSRRARVTPEDVGMPPGLRRRTPGLRREEVAQLSGVGVTWYTWLEQGRPINASAQVLDAVARTLRLDRPEREHLYHLAEVPYAPERSASDVAVVSPEIQGILDALDPHPAVLYNARYDVLATNAMYELLFFQEGRDDLDTGPFGIRNVLWALFSVPGPTCPVVDRKRELPLMVAQLRGAYGRHVGEPAWEEFVRALAEASPEFARLWRSGDVVPPGTRVKIFRHERTGEVRMTSVSLSVNGMPECRIVAYTPNDEESRHGLASLRELTERPTS comes from the coding sequence GTGACGATCGTGGCAGCGGTACCGACACAGCGACGCCGACGACCGGAGCTGGCCGCGTTCCTGCGCAGCCGCCGGGCCAGGGTGACACCGGAGGACGTCGGGATGCCTCCGGGGCTCCGCCGCCGCACGCCGGGGCTGCGCCGCGAGGAGGTCGCCCAGCTCTCCGGCGTCGGCGTCACCTGGTACACGTGGCTGGAGCAGGGGCGCCCGATCAACGCCTCGGCGCAGGTGCTCGACGCGGTGGCCAGGACACTCCGGCTGGACCGGCCCGAGCGCGAGCACCTCTACCACCTGGCCGAGGTGCCGTACGCGCCCGAACGGTCGGCATCGGACGTGGCGGTGGTCAGCCCGGAGATCCAGGGCATCCTGGACGCCCTGGACCCGCACCCCGCGGTGCTCTACAACGCGCGGTACGACGTGCTCGCGACCAACGCCATGTACGAGCTGCTCTTCTTCCAGGAGGGCCGGGACGATCTGGACACGGGCCCGTTCGGCATACGCAACGTGCTGTGGGCGCTGTTCAGCGTGCCCGGGCCCACCTGCCCGGTGGTGGACCGGAAGCGGGAGCTGCCGCTGATGGTGGCCCAGCTGCGGGGCGCGTACGGCCGCCATGTCGGGGAGCCGGCCTGGGAGGAGTTCGTACGGGCCCTGGCGGAGGCCAGCCCGGAATTCGCCCGGCTGTGGCGCAGCGGCGACGTGGTCCCGCCGGGGACACGGGTGAAGATCTTCCGCCACGAGCGGACCGGGGAGGTCCGGATGACCTCGGTCTCCCTCTCGGTGAACGGGATGCCGGAGTGCCGGATCGTGGCCTACACGCCGAACGACGAGGAGAGCCGCCACGGACTCGCGTCCCTGCGGGAGCTGACGGAACGACCGACCTCGTAG
- a CDS encoding histidine phosphatase family protein produces the protein MSTTKSGTGRRIVLWRHGQTSWNLERRFQGSTDIELTETGVSQARRAARLLAALKPDAIVASDLKRAAATAAELAVLTGHAVAHDSALRETYAGEWQGLTHDEIVARYGEQYAAWKRGEPVRRGGGELETEVADRAAPVVLEHADKLPEDGTLVVVSHGGTIRTTIGRLLGLESQHWESLGGLSNCCWSVLGEGARGWRLMEHNAGTLPEPVLGDDD, from the coding sequence CTGAGCACCACCAAGAGCGGCACTGGGCGCCGCATCGTCCTCTGGCGTCACGGCCAGACCTCCTGGAACCTGGAGCGCCGTTTCCAGGGCTCGACCGACATCGAGCTCACGGAGACCGGCGTCTCCCAGGCGCGCCGGGCCGCCCGGCTGCTCGCCGCGCTGAAGCCGGACGCCATCGTGGCCTCCGACCTGAAGCGGGCGGCGGCCACCGCCGCCGAGCTGGCCGTGCTCACCGGCCACGCCGTCGCTCACGACTCCGCGCTGCGCGAGACGTACGCGGGGGAGTGGCAGGGACTGACCCACGACGAGATCGTGGCGCGGTACGGCGAGCAGTACGCCGCGTGGAAGCGCGGCGAGCCCGTGCGCCGGGGCGGCGGCGAACTGGAGACCGAGGTGGCCGACCGGGCCGCCCCGGTGGTCCTGGAGCACGCCGACAAACTTCCCGAGGACGGCACGCTCGTCGTGGTCAGCCACGGCGGCACCATCCGCACCACCATCGGCCGGCTCCTCGGTCTGGAGTCCCAGCACTGGGAGAGCCTCGGTGGCCTCTCGAACTGCTGCTGGTCGGTGCTCGGCGAGGGCGCGCGCGGCTGGCGTCTGATGGAGCACAACGCGGGCACGCTGCCCGAGCCGGTCCTCGGCGACGACGACTGA
- the rsfS gene encoding ribosome silencing factor, producing the protein MTATDRSIELVNAAAQAAADRLAHDIIAYDVSDVLSITDAFLLASAPNDRQVKSIVDEIEERLNKDLGAKPVRREGDRDARWILLDYVDIVVHVQHSEERVFYALERLWKDCPELELPEDAAKTRGKGAEHAELTGVDLSEHAAGLPDGPDGELS; encoded by the coding sequence GTGACCGCCACGGATCGTTCCATCGAGCTCGTCAACGCCGCCGCTCAGGCGGCCGCCGACCGGCTCGCGCACGACATCATCGCGTACGACGTCAGCGATGTGCTGTCGATCACCGACGCCTTCCTGCTCGCCTCCGCGCCCAACGACCGCCAGGTCAAGTCGATCGTCGACGAGATCGAGGAGCGCCTCAACAAGGACCTCGGCGCCAAGCCGGTCCGCCGTGAGGGCGACCGCGACGCGCGCTGGATCCTCCTGGACTACGTCGACATCGTCGTCCACGTCCAGCACAGCGAGGAGCGTGTCTTCTACGCGCTCGAGCGCCTGTGGAAGGACTGCCCCGAGCTCGAGCTCCCCGAGGACGCGGCGAAGACCCGCGGCAAGGGTGCCGAGCACGCCGAACTGACCGGCGTCGACCTCTCCGAGCACGCCGCCGGGCTGCCCGACGGACCGGACGGTGAGCTGAGCTGA
- a CDS encoding LCP family protein produces MNDQQQPYDPYYPQPQIIGYDEYGQPVYQQHQQQAQQQPQQGYGYDPYAQQQHPEQQQYQGQPQQPQHAQQPQQYQGQPQQAQQPQPSHEPQYDPYGQQGYSYPSYDTGQQWAAQPEAAAPVAPAAHPVAPAASVAAPAGVPGQRPASERPAQARPAADDREYRTEQFSFIEEPDEDSEDVIDWLKFTESRSERREEARRRGRNRIIALVVVLVLAVVGGVGYLWSAGMLPGGSEEEAKGNTATGPQKRDTIVVHLHNTTGGGTSTVLLVNNTTTRQGTSVLIPNSVVVADGEGAATTLGKSVEDDGSSGTREAIGNLLGAPIAGTWRLDTPYLDTLVDLVSGIETDTDTDVPDSKKGADPLVRKGEKQSLNGRAAVAYATYRAPGEAETKQLQRFGQVMFAVLRKISDNPESATMTVESLTQIFDPSLSEKDLGAALAKLAEHAKVGDYKTALLPVGQDGALTEGASDSVVKDILGGKVTAPEAGDVPRVSLRDGSGKKASEAARIVLINGGFALVGGGDADTQAKSQVVYGDDLQKATAAEVAKTLGLPAGSVTKGKPSGAAAVTVILGQDYKVPGAR; encoded by the coding sequence GTGAACGACCAGCAGCAGCCGTACGACCCGTACTATCCGCAGCCGCAGATCATCGGCTACGACGAGTACGGGCAGCCGGTGTACCAGCAGCACCAGCAGCAGGCACAGCAGCAGCCGCAGCAGGGCTACGGCTACGACCCGTACGCCCAGCAGCAGCATCCGGAGCAGCAGCAGTACCAGGGGCAGCCGCAGCAACCGCAGCACGCTCAGCAGCCCCAGCAGTATCAAGGACAGCCCCAGCAGGCTCAGCAGCCCCAGCCGTCCCACGAGCCGCAGTACGACCCGTACGGACAGCAGGGCTACAGCTACCCCTCCTACGACACGGGGCAGCAGTGGGCCGCCCAGCCCGAAGCCGCCGCTCCCGTCGCCCCCGCCGCACACCCCGTGGCGCCGGCCGCGTCCGTCGCGGCGCCCGCCGGGGTCCCCGGCCAGCGCCCCGCCTCCGAGCGCCCCGCACAGGCCCGGCCCGCCGCCGACGACCGTGAGTACCGCACCGAGCAGTTCTCGTTCATCGAGGAGCCGGACGAGGACTCCGAGGACGTCATCGACTGGCTGAAGTTCACCGAGAGCCGTTCCGAGCGGCGTGAGGAGGCCAGGCGCCGGGGCCGCAACCGGATCATCGCCCTCGTCGTCGTGCTCGTCCTCGCCGTCGTGGGCGGCGTCGGCTACCTCTGGTCCGCGGGCATGCTCCCCGGAGGGTCCGAGGAGGAGGCGAAGGGGAACACCGCGACCGGTCCGCAGAAGCGCGACACGATCGTCGTCCACCTCCACAACACCACGGGAGGCGGCACCTCCACCGTCCTGCTCGTCAACAACACCACCACCCGCCAGGGCACCTCGGTCCTGATCCCCAACTCCGTCGTCGTCGCCGACGGAGAGGGCGCCGCCACCACCCTCGGCAAGTCGGTCGAGGACGACGGCTCCAGCGGGACCCGCGAGGCGATCGGCAACCTGCTCGGCGCCCCGATCGCCGGCACCTGGCGCCTGGACACGCCGTACCTGGACACCCTCGTCGACCTTGTCAGCGGAATCGAGACGGACACCGACACCGACGTGCCGGATTCGAAGAAGGGCGCCGATCCGCTGGTCAGGAAGGGCGAGAAGCAGTCCCTGAACGGCCGCGCCGCCGTCGCCTACGCGACCTACCGCGCCCCCGGCGAGGCCGAGACCAAGCAGCTCCAGCGCTTCGGCCAGGTCATGTTCGCGGTGCTGCGCAAGATCTCGGACAATCCCGAGTCCGCCACGATGACCGTCGAGAGCCTCACCCAGATCTTCGACCCCTCGCTCTCCGAGAAGGACCTGGGCGCCGCCCTGGCCAAGCTCGCCGAGCACGCCAAGGTCGGCGACTACAAGACCGCCCTGCTCCCGGTGGGCCAGGACGGCGCGCTCACCGAGGGCGCGAGCGACAGTGTGGTGAAGGACATCCTGGGCGGAAAGGTCACCGCCCCCGAGGCGGGCGACGTCCCCCGGGTCTCGCTCCGGGACGGTTCCGGCAAGAAGGCGAGCGAGGCGGCCCGGATCGTCCTGATCAACGGCGGCTTCGCCCTCGTGGGCGGCGGCGACGCGGACACCCAGGCGAAGTCGCAGGTCGTCTACGGTGACGACCTCCAGAAGGCGACGGCGGCCGAGGTGGCCAAGACGCTGGGTCTGCCGGCCGGCTCGGTCACCAAGGGCAAGCCCTCGGGAGCGGCCGCCGTGACCGTGATTCTGGGCCAGGACTACAAGGTCCCGGGGGCCCGGTAA
- the nadD gene encoding nicotinate-nucleotide adenylyltransferase, giving the protein MGEQEMPTGGRGKRRLGVMGGTFDPIHHGHLVAASEVAALFHLDEVVFVPTGQPWQKSDRAVSAAEDRYLMTVIATASNPQFSVSRIDIDRGGATYTIDTLRDLRSLNSDSDLFFITGADALSQILTWRDAEELFSLAHFIGVTRPGHDLTDDGLPKGGVSLVEVPALAISSTDCRARVAQGDPVWYLVPDGVVRYIDKRQLYRGE; this is encoded by the coding sequence ATGGGAGAGCAGGAAATGCCTACTGGCGGGCGCGGGAAGCGCCGACTCGGGGTGATGGGCGGAACCTTCGACCCGATCCACCACGGACACCTGGTGGCGGCCAGCGAGGTCGCCGCCCTGTTCCACCTGGACGAGGTCGTGTTCGTGCCGACCGGGCAGCCGTGGCAGAAGAGCGACCGGGCCGTGTCGGCGGCCGAGGACCGTTATCTGATGACGGTCATCGCGACGGCCTCCAACCCGCAGTTCTCGGTCAGCCGGATCGACATCGACCGCGGCGGGGCGACCTACACCATCGACACCCTGCGGGACCTGCGCTCCCTCAACAGTGACTCGGACCTCTTCTTCATCACCGGGGCCGACGCGCTGTCGCAGATCCTCACCTGGCGCGACGCCGAGGAACTCTTCTCGCTCGCGCACTTCATCGGCGTCACCCGGCCGGGCCACGACCTCACCGACGACGGACTGCCCAAGGGCGGTGTCTCGCTGGTCGAGGTGCCCGCGCTCGCCATCTCCTCCACCGACTGCCGGGCGAGGGTCGCACAGGGCGATCCCGTCTGGTATCTGGTCCCGGACGGCGTGGTGCGCTACATCGACAAGCGCCAGCTGTACCGCGGCGAGTGA
- a CDS encoding M48 family metallopeptidase, which yields MTENDQGNVPSRQRKRFPGISSRAYEHPADRSALVAVRKLSGFDTVFKALSGLLPERSLRLLFLSDSVRVSDAQFSHLNDMLRDACYILDLEKVPPMYVTQDPKPNAMCIGLDEPIIVVTTGLVELLDEEEMRAVVGHEVGHALSGHSVYRTVLLFLTGLALKIAWIPLGNVAIMAIVTALREWFRKSELSADRAGLLVGQDVRASMRGLMKIAGGNHLHEMNVDAFLAQADEYEKAGDLRDSVLKILNVLPRTHPFTTVRAAELKKWSESRDFQRIMDGHYPKRSEDKDTSVTDSFRESAGHYADTVRTSKDPLMKLVGDIAGGAGDLAGDLGGKLRNAFGGGQDPKKPDASGTDGSTGTAEDGKSGPEGTAGGAR from the coding sequence ATGACCGAGAACGACCAGGGGAACGTGCCGAGCAGGCAGCGGAAGCGGTTCCCCGGCATCTCCTCGCGGGCCTACGAGCATCCGGCCGACCGCTCGGCGCTGGTGGCGGTGCGCAAGCTCAGCGGGTTCGACACGGTCTTCAAGGCGCTCAGCGGACTGCTGCCGGAGCGCAGTCTGCGACTGCTCTTCCTCTCGGACTCCGTCCGGGTGAGCGACGCGCAGTTCAGCCATCTCAACGACATGCTGCGGGACGCCTGTTACATCCTGGACCTGGAGAAGGTCCCGCCGATGTACGTGACGCAGGACCCGAAGCCCAACGCGATGTGCATCGGCCTGGACGAGCCGATCATCGTCGTCACCACCGGCCTGGTGGAGCTCCTCGACGAGGAGGAGATGCGTGCGGTCGTCGGCCACGAGGTCGGCCACGCCCTGTCCGGGCACTCCGTGTACCGCACGGTGCTGCTCTTCCTCACCGGCCTGGCCCTCAAGATCGCCTGGATCCCGCTGGGGAACGTCGCGATCATGGCCATCGTCACGGCCCTGCGCGAGTGGTTCCGCAAGTCGGAGCTCTCCGCCGACCGGGCCGGGCTCCTCGTCGGGCAGGACGTGCGGGCCTCGATGCGCGGTCTGATGAAGATCGCCGGCGGCAACCACCTCCACGAGATGAACGTGGACGCGTTCCTCGCCCAGGCCGACGAGTACGAGAAGGCCGGGGACCTGCGGGACTCGGTCCTCAAGATCCTCAACGTGCTGCCGCGCACGCACCCCTTCACCACGGTCCGGGCGGCGGAGCTGAAGAAGTGGTCGGAGAGCCGCGACTTCCAGCGGATCATGGACGGCCACTACCCGAAGCGCTCGGAGGACAAGGACACCTCGGTCACGGACTCCTTCCGCGAGTCTGCCGGGCACTATGCCGACACCGTGCGGACCAGCAAGGATCCGCTGATGAAGCTCGTCGGCGACATAGCCGGCGGCGCCGGCGACCTGGCGGGCGACCTGGGCGGGAAGCTGCGTAACGCCTTCGGCGGCGGCCAGGACCCGAAGAAGCCGGACGCCTCGGGGACGGACGGATCCACCGGGACCGCCGAGGACGGCAAGAGTGGCCCGGAAGGCACTGCCGGGGGCGCCCGGTAG
- a CDS encoding SCO2583 family membrane protein: protein MAGRGDPPEGTPEGLPGGEDEYRSVVFDEAFVRAAHLQEFSARERMGGEHAEAVRSRPSSWEGRSGSRQALMLVLLILLAFGTAIYLGVRNPYQPPVDLRAEPLRTTVVPLAPQGPVVGGLPDRLFDHSPVAEYRKGAAGINFPVAGRTTHFAESQVVAALSIAKEYLVASSLEPDVLSGVTVRPARLLLDPDQLEQFDRSVEAPADDGRHALAAWLVRFDPRQAVLADPAVRVQGTLRFEETGPDTLDVTADHTYTYALRPAARGAGPVGQASLFTVHREVHFRFDPEDLRMHRAELVTSTVEAGPQACGADTTGSLKPLLAGARAPEAGGGPLVTDPYATGRPAAPSLCGALAPGAQPSL, encoded by the coding sequence ATGGCAGGGCGTGGCGACCCGCCTGAGGGGACACCCGAGGGTCTCCCCGGTGGTGAGGACGAGTACAGGTCCGTCGTCTTCGACGAGGCGTTCGTCCGCGCTGCCCACCTCCAGGAATTCTCGGCCCGCGAGCGGATGGGCGGCGAGCACGCCGAGGCCGTCCGCAGCCGCCCCTCGTCCTGGGAGGGCCGGAGCGGCTCCCGCCAGGCCCTCATGCTGGTGCTGCTGATCCTCCTCGCCTTCGGTACAGCCATCTATCTGGGCGTCCGCAACCCCTACCAGCCGCCCGTCGACCTGCGGGCCGAGCCACTGCGGACCACGGTGGTCCCGCTCGCCCCGCAGGGCCCCGTCGTCGGCGGTCTGCCCGACCGGCTCTTCGACCACAGCCCGGTCGCCGAGTACCGCAAGGGGGCCGCCGGCATCAACTTCCCCGTCGCCGGGCGCACCACCCATTTCGCCGAGAGCCAGGTCGTCGCCGCCCTGAGCATCGCCAAGGAGTATCTGGTGGCCTCGTCCCTGGAACCCGACGTCCTGTCCGGGGTCACCGTGCGGCCCGCGCGCCTGCTGCTCGACCCCGACCAGCTGGAACAGTTCGACCGGAGCGTGGAGGCACCGGCCGACGACGGCCGGCACGCCCTCGCCGCCTGGCTGGTCCGCTTCGACCCGCGCCAGGCCGTCCTGGCGGACCCTGCCGTCCGTGTCCAGGGCACTCTCCGCTTCGAGGAGACCGGACCCGACACCCTGGACGTCACCGCGGACCACACGTACACCTACGCCCTCCGCCCGGCGGCCCGGGGCGCGGGACCGGTCGGCCAGGCCTCGCTCTTCACCGTCCACCGCGAGGTGCACTTCCGCTTCGACCCGGAGGACCTGCGCATGCACCGGGCCGAGCTGGTGACCAGCACCGTCGAGGCGGGCCCCCAGGCCTGCGGCGCGGACACCACCGGCTCCCTGAAGCCGCTCCTCGCCGGAGCGCGGGCCCCCGAGGCGGGCGGCGGACCCCTGGTCACCGACCCGTACGCCACGGGCCGACCCGCCGCCCCCTCCCTGTGCGGAGCCCTGGCGCCGGGCGCTCAGCCCTCGCTGTGA
- a CDS encoding SCO2584 family spore wall biosynthesis protein, whose amino-acid sequence MPDDVGGMPFQDGGDPEDSVDRGGADEVYADVVFDEDFVRAATVHEPSAVERLLAAAQARAEAESARALTGGGSGDDDLYEDFHDSSGLTYEPDDIGDDASPYGRHGGALRPYRGSARWHRPVAWLLALVMGIGMVALAFSAVYRGAAANRQDQVPPPATTGVDTPNPNPAPPAAYAPAARSASPK is encoded by the coding sequence GTGCCGGACGACGTGGGGGGCATGCCGTTCCAGGACGGCGGGGACCCTGAGGACTCTGTCGACCGCGGAGGCGCCGACGAGGTCTACGCCGACGTGGTCTTCGACGAGGACTTCGTCCGGGCCGCGACCGTCCACGAACCCAGCGCCGTCGAACGGCTCCTCGCCGCCGCCCAGGCCCGCGCGGAGGCCGAGTCGGCCCGCGCCCTCACCGGCGGCGGATCGGGCGACGACGACCTCTACGAGGACTTCCACGACTCCTCCGGCCTCACCTACGAGCCGGACGACATCGGCGACGACGCCAGCCCCTACGGCCGCCACGGCGGCGCCCTGCGCCCCTACCGGGGCAGCGCCCGCTGGCACCGGCCCGTCGCCTGGCTCCTCGCCCTCGTCATGGGCATCGGCATGGTCGCCCTGGCGTTCAGCGCCGTCTACCGGGGTGCGGCCGCCAACCGCCAGGACCAGGTCCCGCCGCCGGCCACGACCGGCGTCGACACGCCCAACCCGAACCCGGCCCCGCCCGCCGCCTACGCGCCCGCCGCCCGCTCCGCGTCCCCCAAGTAG
- a CDS encoding glutamate-5-semialdehyde dehydrogenase, with product MTSLTPLDNLSPVTRAAYRARGAAAEIAPLPRAAKDDALLAIADALEVRTAEIVEANAEDIAKAREAGTSEAIIDRLTLNPERIRAIAADVRDVAALPDPVGEVVRGSTLPNGIDLRQVRVPLGVVGIIYEARPNVTVDAAALCLKSGNAVLLRGSSSAYASNSALVKVLRDAVGGAGLPADAIQLVPGESRDSVRELMRARGLVDVLIPRGGASLIRTVVEESTVPVIETGTGNCHVYVDAQTDLDMAVDILINSKAHRVSVCNAAETLLVHQDIAAAFLPRALDALAEAGVTVHADERVTAFAEGSKATVVPATPEDWETEYLSYDIAAAVVDSLDKAVEHIRTWSSGHTEAIVTTSQAAARRFTQLVDSTTVAVNASTRFTDGGQFGFGAEIGISTQKLHARGPMGLPELTSTKYIVTGDGHVR from the coding sequence ATGACCTCGCTCACGCCCCTCGACAACCTGTCCCCGGTCACCCGGGCCGCCTACCGGGCCCGTGGCGCCGCCGCCGAAATCGCGCCACTCCCGCGCGCGGCCAAGGACGACGCCCTGCTGGCGATCGCGGACGCCCTCGAAGTGCGCACCGCCGAGATCGTCGAGGCCAACGCCGAGGACATCGCCAAGGCCCGCGAAGCCGGGACCAGTGAGGCGATCATCGACCGTCTCACCCTCAACCCCGAGCGCATCCGGGCCATCGCCGCCGACGTCCGCGACGTGGCCGCGCTGCCCGACCCCGTCGGCGAGGTCGTCCGCGGCTCGACCCTGCCCAACGGCATCGACCTGCGCCAGGTCCGCGTCCCGCTCGGCGTCGTCGGCATCATCTACGAGGCCCGGCCCAACGTCACCGTCGACGCCGCCGCCCTCTGCCTCAAGTCCGGCAACGCCGTCCTGCTCCGCGGCTCCTCCTCCGCCTACGCCTCCAACAGCGCCCTGGTGAAGGTCCTGCGCGACGCCGTCGGCGGCGCCGGACTGCCCGCGGACGCCATCCAGCTCGTCCCCGGCGAGTCCCGCGACTCGGTCCGTGAGCTGATGCGCGCCCGCGGCCTCGTCGACGTCCTCATCCCGCGCGGCGGAGCCTCCCTGATCCGGACGGTCGTCGAGGAGTCCACCGTCCCGGTCATCGAGACCGGCACCGGCAACTGCCACGTCTACGTCGACGCGCAGACCGACCTCGACATGGCCGTCGACATCCTGATCAACTCCAAGGCCCACCGGGTCAGCGTCTGCAACGCCGCCGAGACCCTCCTCGTCCACCAGGACATCGCCGCCGCCTTCCTGCCCCGGGCCCTCGACGCGCTCGCCGAGGCCGGCGTCACCGTCCACGCCGACGAGCGGGTCACCGCCTTCGCCGAGGGCTCCAAGGCCACCGTCGTACCGGCCACGCCGGAGGACTGGGAGACCGAGTACCTCTCGTACGACATCGCCGCCGCCGTCGTCGACTCCCTCGACAAGGCCGTCGAGCACATCCGTACCTGGTCCTCCGGCCACACCGAGGCGATCGTGACCACCTCGCAGGCCGCGGCGCGCCGCTTCACCCAGCTGGTCGACTCCACCACGGTCGCCGTGAACGCCTCCACACGGTTCACGGACGGCGGACAGTTCGGCTTCGGCGCGGAGATCGGCATCTCCACCCAGAAGCTGCACGCCCGGGGCCCCATGGGCCTCCCGGAGCTCACCTCGACCAAGTACATCGTCACCGGTGACGGTCACGTGCGGTAA